From Mucilaginibacter gotjawali:
TATTTGATTGATCAGCATGGGTTCTAACCAATACCTGTACAGGTTTTTCGTCGCCATAAAATTACATAGTGGTGTTGTTACATAACATAACTTTAATGATGCAAATTGTAAATTCGCAACCTTAAACTGTCATTTGTGTCAGAAGAAACAGATAGTCCGGTCATAAAAGATTCCTTTGCCGCCCTGCGCTATAAAGATTTCCGCTCCTACCTGGGTATGCGGTTTTTCTTTACGTTTGCTTACCAGATGCAGGCGGTAGTCATTGGCTTTTACATTTACCAGGCAACACACAGTAAGCTTGCATTAGGTTTGATAGGCCTGTGCGAGGCTGTACCCGCCATTGGGATTGCGCTTTATGGAGGATATGTCGCAGATAAATCTGAGAAAAGAAAAATGCTTTTGATTATATCGTCCCTTGTGTTTATCTCTTCACTGGTGATGTTTGCTGTTACCATGGATAAAATGAGCCCGCATATCCACAAAGGATGGATCGTCCCGGTTATTTATGGCATGATATTTTTGAACGGCCTGGCGCGGGCCTTTTATGGCCCGGCTACTTTTACGGTATATGCCAATAGCATTCCAAAAGAGCTTTATCCCAACGGAAGTTCATGGAGCAGTTCAAGCTGGCAAATTGCCGCTATTCTCGGCCCTGCAACCGGTGGTTTGATTTATGGGTTCGTGGGCATCACCGCTGCTTTTGCAGTTATATTGGCTTTTCTTTTAATTTCTATCCTGTTGATTTACCTGTTGCGCTCATATCCACCTGTATTTGCACCAAAAGAGAGTATATGGATAAGTTTAAGAGAGGGGATACATTTTGTATTTAACAGCAAAATATTGATCTGGGCGATGAGCCTCGACCTTTTTTCAGTATTTTTTGGCGGAGCAGTAGCATTGTTGCCCGTGTTTGCTAATGATATTTTGAAAGTTGGCTCCCAGGGTTTAGGAATTATGAGGGCCACATCATCACTTGGGGCTGTATTAACAATGCTGGCCATGGCACGCTATTCGCCAATGGGCAAACCCTGGCGAAATTTGCTGATTGCTGTAACAGGTTTTGGCTTATCCATCATCTGCTTTGGGCTGTCGCGCAGCTTTTATTTATCCCTGTTTTTCCTGTTTACCGAAGGCGCATTTGATAGCATCAGCGTAATTATCCGCGGCACAATTATGCAGCTTTTAACCCCCGACCATATGCGCGGCCGTGTTTCGGCCGTAAATTTTATGTTTATAGGCTCATCAAATGAAATCGGGGCTTTTGAATCAGGCGCAGCGGCAACACTTTTAGGCACAATTCCTTCAGTAATATTCGGCGGCAGCATGACATTGCTCATCGTAACCATTACTTACCTCAAAACCAAAAAATTGGTTCCCCTTTCCCTCGACCAGATCCAAACCCCTGACTTGAGTTAATATAGAACGCTTCAAATAGCCCGGGCATTTGCACTGTGCAACATTTTTGATACAACAAATCAAATGTTTTTTACGTAAA
This genomic window contains:
- a CDS encoding MFS transporter; translated protein: MSEETDSPVIKDSFAALRYKDFRSYLGMRFFFTFAYQMQAVVIGFYIYQATHSKLALGLIGLCEAVPAIGIALYGGYVADKSEKRKMLLIISSLVFISSLVMFAVTMDKMSPHIHKGWIVPVIYGMIFLNGLARAFYGPATFTVYANSIPKELYPNGSSWSSSSWQIAAILGPATGGLIYGFVGITAAFAVILAFLLISILLIYLLRSYPPVFAPKESIWISLREGIHFVFNSKILIWAMSLDLFSVFFGGAVALLPVFANDILKVGSQGLGIMRATSSLGAVLTMLAMARYSPMGKPWRNLLIAVTGFGLSIICFGLSRSFYLSLFFLFTEGAFDSISVIIRGTIMQLLTPDHMRGRVSAVNFMFIGSSNEIGAFESGAAATLLGTIPSVIFGGSMTLLIVTITYLKTKKLVPLSLDQIQTPDLS